The Streptomyces sp. P9-A4 genome contains a region encoding:
- the hflX gene encoding GTPase HflX, translating to MTSSSSPSQDEQSFAETSRTESLRADALMEEDVAWSHEIDGERDGDQFDRSERAALRRVVGLSTELEDVTEVEYRQLRLERVVLVGVWTSGTVQDAENSLAELAALAETAGALVLDGVIQRRDKPDPATFIGSGKARELRDIVVETGADTVVCDGELSPGQLIALEDVVKVKVVDRTALILDIFAQHAKSREGKAQVALAQMQYMLPRLRGWGQSLSRQMGGGGGGGMATRGPGETKIETDRRRIREKMAKMRREIAEMKTGRDIKRQERRRNKVPSVAIAGYTNAGKSSLLNRLTGAGVLVENSLFATLDPTVRRAETPTGRVYTLADTVGFVRHLPHHLVEAFRSTMEEVGDSDLILHVVDGSHPAPEEQLAAVREVFRDVGAVNVPEIVVINKADAADPLVLQRLLRMEKHSIVVSARSGQGMAELLALIDSELPRPRVELEALVPYTQGGLVSRVHAEGEVESEEHTPEGTLLKARVHEELAAMLAPYVPAAH from the coding sequence ATGACCTCCTCTTCTTCCCCTTCCCAGGACGAGCAGAGCTTCGCGGAGACGAGCCGTACCGAGAGCCTTCGGGCTGATGCCCTGATGGAAGAGGACGTCGCCTGGAGCCACGAGATCGACGGAGAGCGGGACGGCGACCAGTTCGACCGCTCCGAGCGCGCGGCCCTGCGCCGTGTCGTGGGCCTCTCCACCGAACTCGAGGACGTCACCGAGGTCGAGTACCGCCAGCTGCGCCTTGAGCGCGTCGTGCTGGTCGGTGTCTGGACCTCCGGGACCGTCCAGGACGCGGAGAACTCCCTCGCGGAACTCGCGGCCCTCGCCGAGACGGCGGGCGCCCTCGTGCTCGACGGCGTCATCCAGCGTCGTGACAAGCCGGACCCGGCGACCTTCATCGGCTCCGGCAAGGCGCGCGAACTGCGCGACATCGTCGTCGAGACCGGTGCCGACACCGTCGTCTGCGACGGTGAGCTGAGCCCCGGCCAGCTCATCGCCCTCGAAGACGTCGTCAAGGTCAAGGTGGTCGACCGGACCGCCCTGATCCTCGACATCTTCGCCCAGCACGCCAAGTCCCGAGAGGGCAAGGCGCAGGTCGCGCTCGCGCAGATGCAGTACATGCTGCCGCGACTGCGCGGCTGGGGTCAGTCGCTCTCCCGTCAGATGGGTGGCGGCGGTGGTGGCGGCATGGCCACCCGTGGTCCCGGTGAGACCAAGATCGAGACCGACCGGCGTCGTATCCGCGAGAAGATGGCGAAGATGCGCCGGGAGATCGCGGAGATGAAGACCGGCCGTGACATCAAGCGGCAGGAGCGGCGCCGCAACAAGGTGCCGTCGGTGGCCATCGCCGGCTACACCAACGCGGGCAAGTCCTCGCTGCTCAACCGGCTCACGGGCGCGGGCGTCCTGGTGGAGAACTCGCTGTTCGCCACCCTCGACCCGACCGTCCGCCGGGCCGAGACGCCCACCGGCCGGGTCTACACCCTGGCCGACACGGTCGGCTTCGTACGGCATCTGCCGCACCACCTGGTCGAGGCGTTCCGCTCCACCATGGAGGAGGTCGGCGACTCCGACCTCATCCTGCACGTGGTGGACGGCTCGCACCCCGCCCCGGAGGAGCAGCTGGCCGCCGTGCGCGAGGTCTTCCGGGACGTCGGCGCGGTGAACGTGCCGGAGATCGTCGTCATCAACAAGGCGGACGCGGCCGACCCGCTGGTGCTCCAGCGACTGCTGCGGATGGAGAAGCACTCCATCGTGGTCTCGGCCCGTTCGGGCCAGGGCATGGCGGAGCTGCTCGCCCTGATCGACTCCGAACTGCCCCGCCCGCGGGTCGAGCTCGAAGCGCTCGTGCCGTACACGCAGGGCGGGCTGGTCTCGCGGGTGCACGCCGAGGGCGAGGTCGAGTCCGAGGAGCACACCCCGGAGGGCACCCTGCTCAAGGCCCGGGTGCACGAGGAACTGGCGGCGATGCTCGCGCCGTACGTCCCCGCGGCGCACTGA